The proteins below come from a single Halostagnicola larsenii XH-48 genomic window:
- a CDS encoding SRPBCC family protein — protein MTVRVDRSFEVDASPERVWEFISDPENRAQSISVVSEYTIDDEAGRVATWHVELPIPLVRRTITVETEDVTREPPNYVKFVGNSKVMDVTGDHEIVATETGARLENQFVVEGKLPGVEKFFKRNLDDELENLRRGLENDIRSSP, from the coding sequence ATGACAGTACGGGTCGATCGATCGTTCGAAGTCGACGCTTCTCCCGAGCGCGTCTGGGAGTTCATTTCCGACCCGGAGAATCGCGCGCAGTCTATCAGTGTCGTCTCCGAGTACACGATCGATGACGAAGCCGGCAGAGTAGCGACGTGGCACGTCGAACTACCCATCCCGCTGGTTCGGCGAACGATTACCGTCGAGACCGAAGACGTGACCCGAGAGCCACCGAACTACGTCAAATTCGTCGGGAACTCGAAGGTGATGGACGTCACGGGCGATCACGAAATCGTCGCAACCGAGACGGGGGCTCGCCTCGAGAACCAGTTCGTCGTCGAGGGAAAACTCCCCGGCGTCGAGAAGTTCTTCAAGCGAAATCTCGACGACGAACTCGAGAACCTTCGTCGCGGCCTCGAAAACGACATCCGCTCTTCGCCCTGA
- a CDS encoding SRPBCC family protein has protein sequence MATYQQETRIRAPLENVWRFHSSISGLKVLTPDWMNLRVESVIGPDGDPDPDVLDVGAEVSLSIRPFGVGPRQRWRSVITARERADGSAFFRDEMVDGPFETWVHTHSVYADGEETILRDHVEYAFPFGLVGDAVTPFSRIGFEPMFRTRHRRTKERLESLR, from the coding sequence ATGGCCACCTACCAGCAAGAGACGCGAATCCGGGCACCGCTCGAGAATGTCTGGAGGTTTCACTCGTCGATATCGGGGCTCAAAGTGCTCACGCCCGACTGGATGAACCTGCGCGTCGAGTCAGTGATAGGACCCGACGGTGACCCCGATCCGGACGTGCTCGATGTCGGAGCCGAAGTGTCGCTTTCGATCCGGCCGTTCGGCGTCGGACCGAGACAGCGATGGCGCTCGGTCATCACGGCTCGAGAACGCGCCGACGGCAGCGCGTTCTTTCGGGACGAGATGGTCGACGGCCCCTTCGAGACCTGGGTGCACACCCACTCGGTTTACGCGGACGGCGAGGAGACGATCCTCCGCGATCACGTCGAGTACGCGTTCCCGTTTGGTCTCGTCGGCGACGCGGTCACGCCGTTTTCCCGGATCGGGTTCGAGCCGATGTTTCGGACCCGCCACAGACGGACGAAAGAACGCCTCGAGTCGCTTCGGTGA
- a CDS encoding nitrous oxide reductase accessory protein NosL has protein sequence MNRSGSRSLSRRTFVAVASVGAGGLAGCLNRSEGTEEDPEDERETEPIELVSHSGDEPMDTPEEYRCPVCNMQPADWQNWNAQLVHEDDGATFFDSAGCLLNYYVDPAYYGGPDSEIAGGWVTGFDTLDLIDATEASFVLEDNHDRNDAPMDSPVPFAERADAVAYVEKYDNLTEDDIVGFEDVDSDIASIY, from the coding sequence ATGAACCGCTCCGGTAGCCGTTCGCTCTCGAGACGGACGTTCGTCGCTGTTGCGAGCGTCGGTGCCGGGGGTCTCGCAGGCTGTCTGAATCGCTCGGAGGGGACCGAAGAAGACCCCGAAGACGAACGGGAAACAGAGCCCATCGAACTCGTCTCGCACTCTGGCGACGAGCCGATGGACACCCCGGAGGAGTACAGATGTCCGGTCTGTAACATGCAACCGGCCGATTGGCAGAACTGGAACGCCCAACTCGTTCACGAAGACGACGGGGCGACCTTTTTCGACTCCGCGGGCTGTCTGCTCAACTACTACGTCGATCCGGCGTACTACGGGGGACCCGACTCGGAAATAGCTGGCGGCTGGGTGACTGGCTTCGATACCCTCGATCTGATCGACGCGACGGAGGCTTCGTTCGTCCTCGAGGACAATCACGACCGCAACGATGCTCCGATGGACAGTCCCGTCCCGTTCGCCGAACGGGCCGACGCCGTCGCGTACGTCGAGAAGTACGACAATCTTACCGAGGACGACATCGTCGGCTTCGAGGACGTAGACAGCGATATCGCATCGATCTACTGA
- a CDS encoding DUF7123 family protein, translating into MTDYSNEEQRILSYLRESAARGEQYFRAKNIASAIGLSSKQVGVRLPHLAEKSEDVDIEKWGRARSTTWKVTLS; encoded by the coding sequence ATGACCGACTACTCCAACGAAGAACAGCGCATTCTCTCGTATCTCCGCGAGAGTGCAGCCCGAGGTGAACAGTATTTCCGGGCGAAAAACATCGCATCGGCGATCGGTCTCTCGTCGAAACAGGTCGGGGTTCGCCTCCCACACCTCGCGGAGAAATCGGAAGATGTCGATATCGAGAAGTGGGGCCGAGCGCGCTCGACGACCTGGAAAGTCACGCTCAGTTGA
- a CDS encoding DUF7525 family protein: MATQTKSATDKGVGLAMALGALAVVGAVAMIVGALELGGIPEITAAGGFAGAVAFSILAVVGIHLWN; this comes from the coding sequence ATGGCTACGCAAACGAAATCAGCGACCGACAAGGGCGTCGGCCTCGCGATGGCACTCGGTGCGCTCGCCGTCGTCGGTGCAGTCGCAATGATCGTGGGTGCACTCGAACTCGGCGGCATCCCCGAAATCACCGCGGCAGGTGGCTTTGCCGGCGCAGTGGCGTTTTCGATACTCGCGGTCGTCGGGATTCACCTCTGGAACTGA
- a CDS encoding 6-pyruvoyl trahydropterin synthase family protein, translating into MDTGLESGDDATNTEKSQSTDIVGRTRTLRVGHDRPLRISAGHRIRHHDGKCARPHGHNYEIAVSVAGKLTEEGWVVDKGDITRVISEWDHMFLLEAGDPLVEAFEAAGDGDALVVLEHPPTAEVMSVVLENRLVDALPETVETVSVQVSETSELCGGGQF; encoded by the coding sequence ATGGACACAGGACTCGAGTCTGGAGACGACGCGACCAACACGGAAAAATCTCAGTCCACGGATATCGTCGGCAGGACGCGAACGCTCCGAGTCGGACACGACCGTCCCCTTCGGATTAGTGCGGGACACCGAATCCGTCACCACGATGGGAAGTGCGCTCGTCCGCACGGTCACAACTACGAAATCGCCGTCTCGGTGGCGGGCAAACTGACCGAGGAAGGCTGGGTCGTGGACAAAGGAGATATTACTCGAGTCATCTCCGAGTGGGATCACATGTTCTTGCTCGAGGCCGGCGATCCGCTCGTCGAGGCCTTCGAAGCCGCAGGCGACGGCGACGCGCTCGTCGTGCTCGAACACCCGCCGACGGCGGAGGTCATGAGCGTCGTGCTCGAAAACAGGCTCGTGGACGCGCTGCCCGAGACCGTCGAGACGGTCAGCGTTCAGGTGAGCGAAACGAGCGAACTCTGCGGCGGAGGGCAGTTCTGA
- a CDS encoding phosphate signaling complex PhoU family protein, whose product METRKVQRLGPSTLAMTLPAEWASEHDVEKGDEVSLRTSGKGTLTVMPESANSEETEAIIHADNLDSEAVERAIVAQYVLGRRVIRIECEDGALESEHINAVYRAETQLMGLGVIEETPENISIRCSVDPEDFTLDNLLERLERTGRTMRGEAIKALAHGNPDLAQRALNRERQANKIFVLLLRLIFTAYQNPNLARAVGLNSGFPLIGYRSIAKNLELTADNAEDIADIVMETEGHTLNIDNSVMREIRELTELVDEITSLAVESAVERDYDKTIEARKLYQDIADREQEILAELPEMENEDLLKVREVLVSVQQTAGYAMRNVEIASNLALNEESEHTTIK is encoded by the coding sequence ATGGAAACGCGGAAAGTGCAGCGACTCGGTCCGTCGACGCTCGCAATGACGCTTCCGGCCGAATGGGCCTCCGAACACGATGTCGAGAAAGGCGACGAAGTCTCGCTTCGAACCAGCGGCAAGGGCACGCTGACGGTGATGCCCGAATCCGCCAACTCCGAGGAAACCGAGGCGATCATCCACGCCGACAATCTCGACTCCGAAGCGGTCGAACGGGCGATCGTCGCCCAGTACGTCCTCGGCCGCCGCGTCATTCGAATCGAGTGCGAGGACGGCGCACTCGAGTCCGAACACATCAACGCGGTCTACCGCGCCGAAACGCAGCTCATGGGCCTGGGCGTCATCGAAGAAACGCCGGAGAACATCTCTATTCGCTGTTCGGTCGATCCGGAGGACTTCACGCTCGACAACCTCTTAGAGCGCCTCGAGCGAACCGGGCGGACGATGCGCGGCGAAGCGATCAAAGCGCTTGCACACGGAAACCCCGACCTCGCACAGCGGGCGCTCAACCGCGAGCGTCAGGCGAACAAGATCTTCGTCCTGTTGCTCCGCCTGATCTTTACGGCCTACCAGAACCCGAACCTCGCCCGCGCGGTCGGACTCAACAGCGGCTTTCCCTTGATCGGCTACCGATCGATCGCGAAGAACCTCGAGTTGACCGCCGACAACGCAGAAGACATCGCCGATATCGTAATGGAGACGGAAGGCCACACCCTCAATATCGATAACAGCGTCATGCGCGAGATCCGAGAGCTAACCGAACTGGTCGACGAAATCACCTCGCTCGCGGTCGAGTCTGCAGTCGAGCGAGACTACGACAAGACGATCGAAGCGCGCAAGCTCTACCAGGATATCGCGGATCGGGAACAGGAGATCTTAGCCGAGTTGCCCGAGATGGAAAACGAGGATCTCCTGAAAGTTCGGGAGGTGCTGGTCAGCGTCCAACAAACCGCTGGCTACGCCATGCGAAACGTCGAAATCGCGTCTAATCTCGCGCTGAACGAGGAGTCCGAACACACGACGATCAAATAA
- a CDS encoding carbon-nitrogen family hydrolase, giving the protein MTTDHSRVNSPAQSTDDSGVTLALAQIAIESGDVDGNVERATTAVARAAAAGADLVALPELFNVGYFAFEEYARHAEPIDGRTFGRLRDAAVDHDVAVLAGSIVEDLAATDTVPTPAESGLANTAALFGADGTLELVYRKHHLFGYESAESELLVPGERVDTAEVCGFTVGVTTCYDLRFPELYRELVDSGAQLLLIPSAWPYPRVDHWETLSRARAIENQCYVATINGSGSFDDAELLGRSTVYDPWGVRLASSGDDPALVTATVDPAEVADVRSSFPALEDRRH; this is encoded by the coding sequence ATGACCACCGATCACTCGCGTGTGAATTCGCCAGCGCAATCGACCGACGACTCGGGAGTCACGCTGGCGCTCGCACAGATCGCGATCGAGTCGGGTGACGTCGACGGAAACGTCGAACGAGCGACCACAGCAGTCGCTCGAGCGGCGGCAGCTGGAGCCGACCTCGTCGCGCTTCCGGAACTGTTCAACGTGGGGTACTTCGCCTTCGAGGAGTACGCCCGCCACGCCGAACCGATCGACGGACGCACGTTCGGGCGGCTCAGGGACGCGGCCGTCGACCACGACGTCGCCGTTCTCGCCGGGAGCATCGTCGAGGATCTCGCGGCGACCGACACGGTTCCGACACCCGCCGAGAGCGGCCTCGCAAACACTGCCGCCCTGTTCGGCGCCGACGGCACGCTCGAGTTAGTGTATCGGAAACACCACCTCTTCGGGTACGAGTCCGCAGAGAGCGAACTCCTCGTCCCCGGCGAACGAGTCGACACCGCCGAGGTCTGCGGATTCACCGTCGGCGTGACCACCTGTTACGACCTTCGATTTCCCGAACTCTACCGCGAACTGGTCGATTCGGGCGCGCAGTTGCTATTGATCCCCAGTGCGTGGCCGTACCCGCGAGTCGATCACTGGGAGACGCTCTCGCGCGCTCGAGCGATCGAAAACCAGTGTTACGTCGCGACGATCAACGGGTCCGGATCGTTCGACGACGCCGAACTGCTCGGGCGTTCGACCGTCTACGATCCCTGGGGCGTTCGTCTGGCCTCGAGCGGGGACGACCCGGCGCTGGTCACGGCAACGGTCGATCCCGCAGAAGTCGCGGACGTGCGCTCGTCGTTTCCCGCCCTCGAGGATCGACGACACTAG
- the lrpA1 gene encoding HTH-type transcriptional regulator LrpA1, giving the protein MSTQGTQDRILEVLEEDAQASYADIADRADVSKPTVRKYIKQLEEEGVIIGYSADIDPKKLSSQTIALVGIDVASERYVEATNALKALAKVEALYSSSGDHMLMAEVRAEDGDSLGEIISGEILEIDGVTAAHPSFLQERLK; this is encoded by the coding sequence ATGAGTACTCAGGGAACGCAAGATCGCATCCTCGAAGTTCTCGAGGAGGATGCGCAGGCGTCCTACGCCGACATCGCCGATCGGGCGGACGTCTCGAAACCAACCGTTCGAAAATACATCAAGCAACTCGAGGAAGAGGGGGTCATTATCGGATATTCTGCGGATATCGATCCGAAAAAGCTCTCGAGTCAAACGATCGCACTCGTCGGAATCGACGTCGCGAGCGAGCGCTACGTCGAGGCGACGAACGCGCTCAAAGCCTTAGCAAAGGTCGAGGCGCTGTACAGTTCGAGCGGCGATCACATGCTAATGGCCGAAGTTCGGGCCGAAGACGGCGACTCGCTCGGCGAGATTATCTCGGGCGAAATCCTCGAGATCGACGGTGTCACGGCGGCACACCCATCATTCCTGCAAGAGCGGCTCAAGTAA
- a CDS encoding 7-carboxy-7-deazaguanine synthase QueE, translating to MPVSSTGPGADDGVSRRNGDDSARPEGDSLPINELFYSIQGEGVLAGVPSVFVRTSGCNLRCWFCDSYHTSWEPTHAWMDLDDIVGEVTNFERANHVVLTGGEPLLHDESVQLLERLAELGYHTTVETNGTIFRDAPIDLASISPKLESSTPTPERDPRSDPPADNSSSGQRPVTNSGSETGTFATRHERERIDIEAMARLVEVCDTQLKFVVTGEDDMDEILSVLEDLRAESTASIGDDDVLLMPEGATRDRLEQTRTRVAELAMEHGFRYTPRLHVDLWNDAPET from the coding sequence ATGCCCGTCTCGAGTACTGGCCCCGGCGCAGACGACGGCGTTTCACGCCGAAACGGCGACGACTCCGCCAGACCCGAGGGAGATTCCCTCCCGATCAACGAACTCTTCTACTCGATACAGGGCGAAGGAGTCCTCGCGGGCGTTCCGTCAGTGTTCGTTCGCACGAGCGGCTGTAACCTCCGGTGTTGGTTCTGTGATTCTTACCACACCTCCTGGGAGCCGACCCACGCCTGGATGGATCTCGACGACATCGTTGGCGAGGTAACGAACTTCGAACGAGCGAACCACGTCGTCCTCACGGGCGGCGAACCACTGCTTCACGACGAATCGGTGCAACTGCTCGAGCGCCTCGCAGAACTGGGCTATCACACGACCGTCGAGACCAACGGGACGATTTTCCGCGACGCACCTATCGATCTCGCGTCTATCAGCCCGAAACTCGAGAGCAGCACCCCGACGCCCGAACGCGACCCGAGAAGCGATCCGCCGGCGGATAACTCGAGCAGTGGCCAGCGGCCTGTGACGAACTCAGGTTCGGAAACCGGCACGTTCGCAACCCGTCACGAACGCGAGCGAATCGATATCGAGGCGATGGCGCGACTCGTCGAGGTCTGTGACACCCAGTTGAAGTTCGTCGTCACCGGCGAGGACGACATGGACGAAATCCTGTCCGTTCTCGAGGATCTTCGCGCGGAATCGACGGCGTCGATCGGAGACGACGACGTCCTGTTGATGCCCGAAGGTGCGACACGCGACCGACTCGAGCAGACCCGCACTCGCGTCGCCGAACTCGCGATGGAACACGGCTTTCGGTACACGCCGCGACTCCACGTCGATCTGTGGAACGACGCTCCGGAGACGTAA
- a CDS encoding competence/damage-inducible protein A, with the protein MNVAVVTVGDELLAGRTANTNATWLAERLTDRGVTVERVTTIPDRVGDIARVVNEYRAEYDAVIVTGGLGPTHDDVTMDGVAAAVGRPLEPHDGALEWLANEGGYSREDLTNGTGTLPAGSRALHNTEGVAPGVVLENIYVLPGVPAEMKTMFEEIAPEFNGVTTHRAVVVADEPESALIDRLAELRSQFDVSVGSYPGESVRVAIESPDRETVEAAAEWFEKRVESPA; encoded by the coding sequence ATGAACGTTGCAGTCGTAACGGTCGGGGACGAGTTACTCGCCGGTCGGACAGCGAACACCAACGCGACGTGGCTCGCCGAGCGGCTCACCGACCGCGGGGTAACCGTCGAGCGCGTGACGACGATTCCAGACCGCGTCGGCGATATCGCTCGCGTCGTAAACGAGTACCGAGCCGAGTACGACGCGGTGATCGTCACCGGCGGACTGGGACCGACACACGACGACGTGACCATGGACGGCGTCGCTGCCGCCGTCGGACGACCGCTCGAGCCCCACGACGGGGCGCTCGAGTGGCTCGCAAACGAAGGCGGCTACTCCCGCGAAGACCTCACGAACGGAACCGGGACGCTCCCAGCAGGGTCGCGAGCCCTCCACAATACGGAAGGGGTCGCACCCGGCGTGGTCCTCGAGAACATCTACGTCCTCCCGGGCGTCCCCGCGGAGATGAAAACGATGTTCGAGGAAATCGCACCGGAGTTCAACGGCGTCACGACCCACCGGGCGGTCGTCGTCGCGGACGAGCCCGAAAGCGCCCTCATCGATCGGCTCGCCGAACTCAGATCCCAGTTCGACGTCTCCGTCGGCAGTTACCCCGGCGAATCGGTTCGAGTGGCTATCGAGAGCCCCGACCGCGAAACCGTCGAGGCTGCCGCCGAGTGGTTCGAAAAACGAGTCGAGAGTCCCGCTTAG
- a CDS encoding ATP-NAD kinase family protein, with protein MNAIGFVVNPIAGMGGRVGLKGTDDKLEEARRRGAEPRAPDRGRDALETLVRLRPELTVYTAAGSMGESVASAAGFEPNVVFEPDSAATFSSPEDTGESEPAAENGQETTAKNGWETTAENERETTAEDTRGAVRSFLERGVDLVLFVGGDGTAADVAEVLEQAGAETPMLGVPAGVKIYSSVFAVAPADAGRVAAEFDRVELREVNDIDEAAYRDGIVRSELKAVVSVPVAPEIQSSKQLASGNVDSLAAGYARDVDPEMTYVFGPGSTVGRIERELGIDASPLGVDVWRDGEILTRDATEDEILATVVDPFTIVVSPIGGQGFLFGRGNHQLSPAVIRRSEALDVVASGEKLDGIGAFRVDTDDDDLDERLRGWVTVRTGRYTTRLVKVV; from the coding sequence ATGAACGCAATCGGGTTCGTCGTCAATCCGATCGCCGGAATGGGCGGTCGAGTAGGGCTGAAAGGTACGGACGACAAACTCGAGGAAGCGCGCCGGCGCGGTGCCGAGCCGCGAGCCCCGGATCGAGGACGCGACGCGCTCGAGACGTTGGTTCGCTTGCGGCCCGAACTCACCGTCTACACCGCGGCGGGCAGCATGGGCGAATCGGTCGCGAGCGCCGCCGGGTTCGAACCGAACGTCGTCTTCGAACCCGACTCCGCGGCGACGTTCTCGAGTCCGGAAGATACCGGTGAAAGCGAGCCGGCAGCCGAGAACGGACAGGAGACGACGGCCAAAAACGGATGGGAGACGACAGCCGAGAACGAACGCGAGACGACGGCTGAGGACACGCGAGGGGCCGTCCGATCGTTTCTCGAGCGCGGAGTCGATCTGGTGTTGTTCGTCGGCGGCGACGGCACCGCCGCCGACGTGGCCGAAGTGCTCGAGCAAGCGGGGGCCGAGACGCCGATGCTCGGCGTTCCAGCGGGGGTGAAAATTTACTCCTCAGTTTTCGCCGTGGCACCCGCCGACGCGGGTCGCGTCGCCGCCGAGTTCGACCGAGTCGAACTCCGCGAGGTCAACGATATCGACGAAGCGGCCTACCGTGACGGTATCGTGCGTTCGGAGCTGAAAGCCGTGGTTTCAGTTCCGGTTGCCCCCGAGATCCAGTCCAGCAAACAGCTCGCGAGTGGCAACGTCGACTCGCTCGCCGCCGGCTACGCTCGAGACGTCGATCCCGAGATGACCTACGTGTTCGGTCCGGGCAGCACCGTCGGGCGGATCGAACGGGAACTCGGGATCGACGCTTCGCCGCTCGGTGTGGACGTCTGGCGGGACGGCGAGATACTCACACGGGATGCGACCGAAGACGAGATCCTGGCGACGGTCGTCGACCCGTTCACGATCGTCGTCTCCCCAATTGGCGGACAGGGGTTTCTCTTCGGTCGTGGAAATCACCAGCTATCGCCGGCCGTTATTCGCCGGTCCGAGGCGCTCGATGTCGTCGCGTCTGGAGAGAAACTCGACGGAATCGGTGCGTTCCGAGTCGATACCGATGACGATGACCTCGACGAGCGACTCCGCGGGTGGGTTACGGTTCGGACGGGGCGGTACACTACCCGTCTCGTGAAGGTTGTTTAA
- the queC gene encoding 7-cyano-7-deazaguanine synthase QueC — MTAPTDAATTDESTSDRKRAVVLLSGGMDSATAAYEARARGYDIYALHTSYGQRTETRELECARQLAQALEVEDFLRIETGHLAAIGGSSLTDDELPVGDAETESDDIPNTYVPFRNANLLSMAVSYAEANDCEAVFIGAHSEDFSGYPDCRPAFFEAFETVVDVGTKPETDVSIEAPFVEWSKTDIARRGLELEVPYEHTWSCYREDEPACGTCDSCAFRLEAFRNNDVRDPIAYAERPSEFGDRS, encoded by the coding sequence ATGACAGCACCAACTGACGCTGCGACGACCGACGAATCAACATCCGACCGCAAGCGAGCCGTCGTGCTCCTCTCTGGCGGCATGGACAGCGCGACGGCCGCTTACGAGGCCCGAGCGCGCGGCTACGACATCTACGCGTTGCACACCTCCTACGGACAGCGCACGGAAACGCGCGAGCTCGAGTGTGCGCGACAACTCGCCCAAGCGCTCGAGGTCGAGGACTTCCTCCGGATCGAGACCGGCCATCTCGCCGCAATCGGCGGCTCGAGTCTCACCGACGACGAGCTACCGGTCGGCGACGCGGAGACGGAAAGCGACGACATTCCGAACACCTACGTGCCGTTTCGCAACGCGAACCTCCTCTCGATGGCCGTCTCCTACGCGGAGGCCAACGACTGCGAGGCGGTCTTCATCGGCGCGCACAGCGAGGATTTCTCGGGCTATCCGGACTGTCGGCCCGCGTTCTTCGAGGCCTTCGAAACGGTCGTCGACGTCGGGACGAAACCCGAGACCGACGTTTCGATCGAAGCGCCGTTCGTCGAGTGGTCCAAAACCGACATCGCGCGGCGAGGCCTCGAACTCGAGGTCCCCTACGAGCACACCTGGTCGTGTTACCGCGAGGACGAACCCGCGTGCGGAACCTGCGACTCGTGTGCCTTTCGACTGGAAGCCTTTCGAAACAACGACGTGCGCGATCCGATCGCGTACGCCGAACGGCCGTCCGAGTTCGGCGACCGCAGCTGA
- a CDS encoding RIO1 family regulatory kinase/ATPase domain-containing protein yields MDIRQFARGSVEWSRLERVARTLADRYDRDVVRVEFLEADNWLSIPCVIDDEFFVKIVSKQNALVHALLTTGRNVGAFSSGTEGFFDRFDTPREMVEHEYEATQQIREIGLNAPKPIESFEVNGLGVLVLEYLPDFRSLDDVSDSDIRSRAPELFEMLATMHANELAHGDLRAENVLVCEDELYVIDATSVAAGRMAEKTAYDVACAMALLEPRIGARDAVREAVAVYDADVLLSAREFLDFVRMRPDHQFDSTRLRSEVEKVADLQE; encoded by the coding sequence ATGGATATCCGTCAGTTCGCGCGTGGATCCGTCGAATGGAGCCGCCTCGAGCGGGTCGCACGCACGCTGGCGGATCGATACGACCGGGACGTAGTACGCGTCGAGTTCCTCGAGGCGGACAACTGGCTTTCGATACCGTGTGTGATCGACGACGAGTTCTTCGTCAAGATCGTCTCCAAACAGAACGCGCTGGTCCACGCGCTGTTGACGACCGGGCGAAACGTCGGCGCGTTTTCCTCGGGAACCGAGGGGTTTTTCGACCGGTTCGACACGCCCCGCGAGATGGTCGAACACGAGTACGAGGCGACACAGCAAATCCGAGAAATCGGTCTCAACGCGCCAAAACCGATCGAGTCGTTCGAGGTCAACGGACTCGGCGTCCTCGTCCTCGAGTACCTACCCGACTTTCGGTCGCTCGACGACGTGTCCGATTCGGACATCCGCTCTCGAGCGCCGGAACTGTTCGAGATGCTCGCGACGATGCACGCGAACGAGCTGGCCCACGGGGACCTCCGCGCGGAAAACGTGCTGGTGTGTGAGGACGAACTCTACGTCATCGATGCCACGAGCGTCGCAGCGGGTCGAATGGCGGAGAAGACGGCCTACGACGTCGCCTGTGCGATGGCCCTTCTCGAGCCCAGAATCGGCGCTCGAGACGCCGTTCGTGAGGCGGTGGCCGTCTACGACGCCGACGTGTTGCTGTCGGCTCGAGAGTTCCTCGACTTCGTGCGGATGCGCCCGGACCACCAGTTCGATTCGACGAGACTCCGAAGCGAGGTCGAAAAGGTCGCCGATCTACAGGAGTGA
- a CDS encoding DMT family transporter translates to MDIRATPAAALAFAVFAASTSAILVRWSTAPSSVAAFYRVLFTTAIVAPIAFTAHREEFGRLSTRDLGFAIVAGIALAVHFAAWFESLNHTSVAASVTLVQTQPIFVAVGAALVLGERVDRQTVIGIVVAIVGATAMSFGDAGQAPISNSTAYGNALAFLGAIAVAWYVLAGRSIRQRVSLFPYVTVVYTACGISLFVLVGVQGHEYIAYPREEWLLFLGMAVGPGVFGHTVINWVLEHLESVVVSVAWLGEPVGATVLALAFLGEVPDAVTVVGGLIVLGGIYVTTLGRERRRPDTDGR, encoded by the coding sequence ATGGATATCCGGGCGACGCCCGCGGCTGCGCTCGCGTTCGCGGTGTTTGCCGCCAGTACGAGCGCGATTCTGGTTCGGTGGAGCACCGCCCCGAGTTCCGTCGCCGCCTTTTATCGAGTCCTCTTTACGACGGCCATCGTCGCGCCGATCGCATTCACAGCTCACCGCGAGGAGTTTGGCCGACTTTCGACTCGAGATCTCGGGTTCGCGATCGTCGCCGGCATCGCCCTCGCAGTCCACTTCGCGGCATGGTTCGAAAGTCTCAATCATACCAGCGTCGCCGCGAGCGTAACGCTCGTGCAAACGCAGCCAATCTTCGTGGCAGTCGGTGCTGCGCTCGTACTCGGCGAGCGCGTCGACCGACAGACGGTCATTGGTATCGTAGTCGCCATCGTCGGGGCGACGGCGATGTCGTTCGGCGACGCGGGACAGGCACCGATATCGAATTCGACCGCCTACGGCAACGCGCTCGCATTTCTGGGTGCGATTGCTGTCGCGTGGTACGTTCTGGCAGGCCGATCTATCCGTCAGCGCGTGTCGCTGTTTCCGTACGTTACCGTCGTCTACACCGCCTGTGGGATTTCCCTGTTCGTCCTCGTTGGCGTGCAGGGCCACGAATACATCGCGTACCCGCGAGAAGAGTGGCTGCTCTTTCTCGGAATGGCCGTCGGTCCCGGCGTCTTCGGCCACACCGTCATCAACTGGGTGCTCGAGCACCTCGAATCGGTCGTCGTGAGCGTGGCCTGGCTCGGCGAACCGGTCGGGGCGACGGTCCTCGCGTTGGCGTTTCTCGGGGAGGTTCCCGACGCAGTCACCGTCGTGGGAGGCCTGATCGTACTCGGCGGGATCTACGTCACGACGCTCGGGCGCGAGCGACGGCGGCCAGACACTGACGGCCGATGA